A DNA window from Linepithema humile isolate Giens D197 chromosome 6, Lhum_UNIL_v1.0, whole genome shotgun sequence contains the following coding sequences:
- the YME1L gene encoding ATP-dependent zinc metalloprotease YME1L produces MISLQSHNQVLYHLTQLTLAVTPRTTSYSVQTKKQDESSQKNTEETICRDSLEEAAKNCTELPKMNLSASNALRMKKNKVCVILDDITISVFRRPLEENKWRVSYLSGLSFAENKRDFPCSSLTEPVILPVINLASSRQQHRLLHTWYAKTLHNHMPIRTFKSQRSLKMELEQNPTLVSRIKKWLGLSSNLNVGLVQEPKSSDYEKLKQIFNNTEATMDEQKRIKIAFVEGYESGLQRQMRGRTIWLKVMQNIVIVSAVMFIIWAYLSYPGGGIFKLPMSHRIEIDPEDINVTFNDVKGVDEAKQELLNVVEFLKNPDKFSALGGKLPKGVLLVGPPGTGKTLLARAVAGEAGVPFFHVAGPEFDEILVGQGARRVRDLFRAAKEKAPCVVFIDEIDSVGAKRTNSVLHPYANQTINQLLSEMDGFRQNEGVIVLGATNRRKDLDKALMRPGRFDVEIYVNKPDYLGRKEILDLYLSKILTHDVDTVYLARCTTGFTGADLENMINQAALRAAIDEADCVTMKHLEYARDKVLMGPEGKLKLRDEEVNRITAYHEAGHALVAFYTKDATPLHKVTIVPRGPSLGHTSYMHEKDVYHITKSQLLANMDAMMGGRAAEELIFGPEKVTTGASSDLVEATKVAEMMVKSYGMSDKVGLRSMIENKKLFSNDNTYAPSTNELIDNEVKRLLQESFERAKTILKTHAKAHKQLAEALLQYETLDAGDVAAIANETGFSKRESSVDTKRSTKGSQS; encoded by the exons ATGATATCTCTTCAATCACACAATCAG GTTTTATACCATCTAACACAGTTGACCTTGGCAGTGACTCCTAGGACAACTTCATATTCTGTCCAAACTAAGAAACAAGATGAGTCTTCGCAAAAGAATACAGAAGAGACAATTTGCCGGGATAGTCTTGAAGAG gCGGCGAAAAATTGTACTGAACTACCAAAAATGAATTTGAGCGCTTCAAATGCGttaagaatgaaaaagaataaggTGTGCGTAATATTAGACGATATAACTATTAGTGTATTTAGAAGACCTTTAGAAGAAAATAAGTGGAGAGTGTCATATTTGTCTGGCCTAAGTTTTGCCGAAAACAAACGGGACTTTCCATGCTCCTCGTTGACAGAGCCTGTCATTCTACCTGTCATAAATCTAGCATCCAGCAGACAGCAACACAGACTGTTACATACATGGTATGCCAAAACGCTACACAATCATATGCCAATTCGTACATTCAAGTCTCAGCGTagtttaaaaatggaattggAGCAGAATCCAACACTTGTGAGCAGAATAAAGAAGTGGCTTGGATTATCTTCTAATCTTAATGTg gGTTTGGTGCAAGAACCAAAGAGTTCGGattacgaaaaattaaaacagattttcAATAACACCGAGGCAACAATGGACGAGcagaagagaataaaaatcgCCTTTGTAGAGGGATACGAGTCTGGATTGCAACGGCAGATGCGAGGTCGAACAATTTGGCTGAAGGTCATGCAGAATATAGTAATTGTTTCTGCAGTTATGTTCATAATCTGGGCTTATC TTAGCTATCCAGGAGGAGGAATATTCAAGCTTCCTATGAGTCATAGAATAGAAATTGATCCTGAGGACATTAATGTTACTTTTAATGATGTTAAAGGA GTAGACGAAGCAAAACAGGAGCTGCTGAATGTGGTGGAATTCCTAAAGAATCCAGACAAATTTTCCGCCCTTGGCGGAAAATTGCCGAAGGGAGTGCTATTGGTTGGCCCACCAGGAACGGGAAAGACATTATTAGCCCGCGCCGTTGCTGGAGAAGCTGGTGTACCGTTCTTCCATGTGGCAGGTCCTGAATTCGATGAGATTCTTGTCGGCCAGGGTGCCCGGCGCGTCAGGGATTTGTTCA GAGCGGCAAAAGAAAAGGCGCCATGTGTCGTGTTTATTGATGAGATCGATTCCGTAGGTGCAAAAAGAACAAACTCGGTTCTTCACCCTTATGCGAATCAGACGATTAATCAATTGCTCTCTGAAATGGATGG cttCCGCCAGAATGAAGGTGTTATAGTTCTTGGTGCTACAAATAGACGCAAGGATCTTGATAAAGCACTAATGCGTCCTGGCCGTTTCGACGTTGAAATTTACGTTAACAAGCCTGACTATCTTGGTCGTAAAGAAATACTAGATCTTTACTTATCCAAAATATTGACGCATGACGTCGatacagtttatttagcaCGCTGTACGACAGGATTCACCGGAGCCGATCTTGAAAATATG ATAAATCAGGCTGCGCTACGTGCAGCAATTGACGAAGCAGATTGCGTCACCATGAAGCACTTGGAGTATGCTAGAGACAAGGTGCTAATGGGTCCCGAGGGTAAATTAAAGTTACGCGATGAAGAAGTAAATCGTATCACAGCATACCACGAAGCAGGACATGCTTTGGTGGCATTTTATACAAAGGATGCTACCCCACTTCATAAAGTTACTATTGTACCACGAGGGCCATCATTAGGTCAT actTCTTATATGCATGAAAAAGACGTTTATCACATCACAAAGTCGCAGTTGTTAGCAAATATGGATGCTATGATGGGTGGCAGAGCTGCTGAAGAGTTAATATTTGGTCCGGAAAAAGTAACGACTGGAGCTTCTTCTGATTTAGTG GAGGCAACAAAAGTAGCGGAGATGATGGTGAAAAGTTATGGAATGTCGGATAAGGTGGGATTGAGGTCAATGATAGAGAATAAGAAGCTTTTCAGTAACGACAACACGTACGCGCCAAGCACGAACGAGCTTATCGACAACGAAGTAAAACGGTTATTGCAG GAATCCTTCGAGCGCGCAAAAACAATCTTAAAAACACATGCGAAAGCACACAAGCAGTTAGCAGAAGCGTTATTGCAATATGAGACATTGGATGCGGGTGATGTGGCTGCTATAGCAAAtg AAACAGGATTTAGTAAACGAGAATCGTCTGTAGATACGAAGAGATCGACAAAGGGATCTCAATCCTAA